One window of Paenibacillus albicereus genomic DNA carries:
- the pxpB gene encoding 5-oxoprolinase subunit PxpB produces MDREGTAHPLTGEPYGDRAVRIAPAKGGSGWAGMADEELQRRLAHAARWLEEAGWDWLEDAMPSYESVLAVYDPVKLWRSRGCGSGGEAGEEQAPWRLAIGRLEERLAALPPLPEEESRTIIEIPVRYGGAAGPDLAASARRSGMSAEAFVEAHSKPLYRVVMLGFLPGFPYLDGLPPALAQPRLDSPRPRVPAGSVGIGGGQTGIYPSESPGGWQLIGRTDLPLFDPARQRPALLAAGDRLRFVPI; encoded by the coding sequence ACGGAGACCGGGCGGTCCGAATCGCACCGGCTAAGGGCGGCTCCGGTTGGGCCGGCATGGCGGACGAGGAGCTGCAGCGGCGGCTCGCGCATGCCGCGCGCTGGCTGGAGGAGGCGGGCTGGGACTGGCTGGAGGATGCGATGCCGTCGTACGAGTCGGTGCTCGCCGTCTACGATCCGGTCAAGCTGTGGAGGAGCCGCGGCTGCGGTTCAGGCGGGGAGGCCGGGGAGGAGCAGGCGCCGTGGCGGCTCGCGATCGGCCGGCTCGAAGAGCGGCTCGCCGCGCTGCCGCCGCTGCCGGAGGAGGAGTCGCGGACGATCATCGAGATTCCCGTCCGGTACGGCGGCGCAGCGGGGCCAGATCTGGCCGCGTCGGCCCGGCGCAGCGGCATGTCGGCCGAGGCGTTCGTCGAGGCGCATTCCAAGCCGCTTTATCGGGTCGTCATGCTCGGCTTCCTGCCGGGCTTCCCGTATCTCGACGGCTTGCCTCCCGCCCTGGCGCAGCCGCGCCTGGACTCGCCGAGGCCGCGCGTGCCGGCAGGCTCTGTCGGCATCGGCGGCGGGCAGACCGGCATCTACCCGTCGGAGTCGCCGGGAGGCTGGCAGCTGATCGGCCGGACCGACCTCCCGCTGTTCGATCCCGCGCGTCAGCGCCCTGCGCTGCTCGCTGCCGGAGACCGGCTGCGGTTCGTTCCGATCTAG
- a CDS encoding S-layer homology domain-containing protein: MTAAAMLLGAASLPASAGASVEGGAGGGTYFTDTDNWGGGAAGTEADGDLDQSASRISNGHALYPIELKIAGVDKRPAESARLLVRAYDVDEFDGSQSSGTGEWDRVYLSDRPEDIVLGPPYTEWPTAGNWSGATAAYKREFAQAAHVGALSGANEKWNTTVLELDPERIRLGDQYVGVSIHQYFKSSNLNTGWVTEIDWAQLVVDGGIRDKAEFTSAGITVKPGRISVDASFLASVQNSGSRSFSMEANVIQETKDADGTVREVNLDLNAKLVPSLAPGASAGWTVELTDATITPGQNYRVNLILFEDRGRNGSNPDPGKVQHLLDIPTAQILMLNEDFSKPSASFAPADFSSKFYKTNGVEGGVTLANGTNLEKIRITSLPDPQDGQLLLDGAPLGSADIGREIALADTAKLGFRPVSTTDGQAEFGWTGFAEGKYAADPAQASFAVNRAPIVDTVSKQALKNVLLAFSPSDFAQPSAYADPEGSPLAEVRISELPDPALGKLYLKRTDAPWTAVQAGAAIAAADLDRLVFQPEPGATGTVAFRWNGSDGELFAAADRQVHIRINTPPTALDSSRTGPMGAPIEFAAPGGGSRFDALYQDADGDAMRGAAFDLPAGFAASGTLSYIDPATTETVYAEPGQRTLVPALALSSLRFVPAADLGNGALVEIPWLPTDGKQLAEQPARVRIAYDGIPTADWLSVSADEGVSSIRLTLSGSDRESVTGLVYRLLPDSGPQRGTLRPAEGADGSGWIYEPDAGFVGGTDRFQYVAVDEAGQESEPATYLVVIHKALDGWAGDKAQGDPARLTALPGHPVRLSAVSSLAAERVSATLAGAETDLVWINPATSAAEGYKRWEKAGFLLPQADAGDYEAVFTAFGIHGTPLGEDGTRRADNWVRVLATKVALKADPDRIVGDGRSQTELTAVVTDGQGLPVSGVAVVFSAGAGSFPDGAEATTGADGKATVLYRSAAMSGTDEQRVAVTAAVLDPAKGLAAEASVELTYLPARIQGVLTAGRSNAPVAGAVVRATLDLDGDGVIEPGVDFEATTMTNERGEYAIPVPKGDAVYELAVTQTIEVGGVATPITYKQKAVVGSADGSGEQSFESEKTVSGIVLLKRPDGGTAKLPAAAAGRSSVYFKDSQGRYMTGGDGKPIAQPLGSDGVFSAAGLPVGAYTFEVRYEIEPGVQAVLTKGEAYVKADGELNLLAQLVDPYGTVTSSATGAAIEGAAVSLHYADSARNRAAGRTPGEGVVLPKLDGFEPNDNASPRQATDPHGFYAYMVYPETDYYLTVTKDNYEPYRSPVIPVEWDIVKHDVQLKPLEMPVSLPEPRLAVEVSAAQMVVREESETVLTVAYKNVGTAWLSGGKLDVALPEGAVVVLAEGATIEGGKAVWSVEGLNAGQSGERRLTVRWPRLDAKERDADVSATFAAGGGTARSVAKFKLYSDRFEPLAHERYIRGYPDGGFKPGQTLTRAEVAAIVARLSDGTAAAAPASFGDVRPGHWASGYIAEASAKGFFNGDANGRFRADAPVTRAELVAVLSRFLGLEPGEPTGSRFTDTSGHWAVKEIEAMRVGKYLNGYPDGSFRPNQPIRRDEAVSLINGMLRRGPLHGAQPLFADMPLGHWAFGAVMEASVSHESAREEDGSERLLSTVQDDME, translated from the coding sequence GTGACTGCTGCGGCGATGCTGCTCGGAGCGGCATCGCTGCCGGCGTCTGCCGGCGCAAGCGTCGAGGGCGGCGCCGGTGGCGGCACGTACTTCACCGACACCGACAATTGGGGTGGAGGAGCGGCCGGAACCGAGGCGGACGGCGACCTGGACCAATCTGCAAGCCGCATCTCCAACGGCCACGCCCTGTACCCGATCGAGCTCAAGATCGCCGGGGTGGACAAGCGGCCCGCCGAGAGCGCGCGCCTGCTCGTTCGCGCCTACGACGTCGATGAATTCGACGGCTCGCAGAGTTCGGGCACGGGCGAGTGGGACCGGGTATACCTGTCGGACCGTCCGGAGGACATCGTCCTCGGCCCTCCGTATACGGAATGGCCGACGGCGGGCAACTGGAGCGGGGCGACGGCAGCCTACAAGCGGGAGTTCGCGCAGGCGGCGCATGTTGGCGCCCTTTCAGGGGCGAACGAGAAATGGAACACGACCGTGCTCGAGCTCGATCCGGAGCGCATCCGTCTCGGCGATCAGTACGTCGGCGTATCGATCCATCAGTATTTCAAGTCCTCCAATCTCAACACCGGCTGGGTCACCGAAATCGACTGGGCGCAGCTCGTCGTGGACGGCGGCATTCGCGACAAGGCCGAGTTCACGAGCGCGGGCATCACGGTCAAGCCGGGCAGAATCTCCGTCGACGCGTCGTTCCTGGCCTCTGTGCAGAACAGCGGCAGCCGCAGCTTCTCCATGGAAGCCAACGTCATCCAGGAGACGAAAGACGCCGACGGCACGGTGCGGGAGGTCAATCTCGATCTCAACGCCAAGCTCGTTCCGAGCCTCGCGCCGGGAGCGTCTGCCGGCTGGACCGTCGAGTTGACCGATGCGACCATCACCCCCGGCCAGAATTATCGCGTCAACCTGATCCTGTTCGAGGATCGGGGCAGGAACGGATCGAATCCGGATCCGGGCAAGGTCCAGCATCTGCTGGACATCCCGACCGCGCAGATCCTCATGCTCAACGAAGACTTCTCCAAGCCGTCGGCGTCGTTCGCGCCGGCCGACTTCAGCTCCAAGTTCTACAAGACGAACGGCGTCGAAGGCGGCGTAACGCTGGCGAACGGCACCAATCTCGAAAAGATCCGGATCACGTCGCTGCCGGACCCGCAGGACGGACAGCTGCTGCTGGACGGCGCGCCGCTGGGCAGCGCGGACATCGGCAGGGAAATCGCGCTGGCCGACACGGCCAAGCTCGGCTTCCGTCCCGTATCGACGACCGACGGCCAAGCCGAGTTCGGCTGGACAGGGTTCGCCGAAGGCAAATATGCCGCCGATCCGGCTCAGGCGAGCTTTGCGGTCAACCGTGCTCCCATCGTGGATACGGTGAGCAAGCAAGCGCTCAAAAACGTGCTGCTGGCATTCTCGCCTAGCGATTTTGCCCAGCCTTCCGCCTATGCCGATCCGGAAGGCTCGCCGCTCGCCGAGGTTCGCATCTCCGAGCTGCCCGACCCGGCACTCGGCAAGCTCTACCTGAAGCGGACCGATGCGCCGTGGACGGCGGTACAAGCCGGCGCGGCAATTGCGGCCGCCGATCTGGACCGGCTCGTCTTCCAGCCTGAGCCGGGCGCCACGGGCACAGTCGCCTTCCGCTGGAACGGCAGCGACGGCGAGCTGTTCGCGGCTGCCGACCGGCAGGTGCATATCCGCATTAATACGCCTCCGACGGCGCTCGACTCGAGCCGGACCGGACCGATGGGAGCGCCGATCGAGTTCGCGGCTCCAGGCGGAGGCAGCCGCTTCGACGCTCTGTATCAAGATGCGGACGGCGACGCCATGCGGGGAGCCGCGTTCGACCTGCCGGCCGGCTTCGCGGCGAGCGGCACGCTGAGCTACATCGACCCGGCCACGACCGAAACGGTCTATGCCGAGCCGGGCCAGCGCACGCTCGTGCCGGCGCTCGCGTTGTCTTCGCTGCGCTTCGTTCCTGCGGCGGACCTCGGCAACGGAGCGCTCGTCGAGATTCCGTGGCTGCCGACCGACGGCAAGCAGCTGGCCGAGCAGCCGGCGCGGGTGCGGATCGCCTATGACGGCATTCCGACGGCGGATTGGCTGTCGGTCTCTGCCGACGAAGGCGTCTCTTCCATCCGGCTGACGCTGTCGGGCTCCGACCGCGAGTCGGTGACCGGGCTCGTCTACCGGCTGCTCCCGGATTCCGGCCCGCAGCGCGGTACTCTCCGCCCTGCGGAAGGCGCGGACGGCAGCGGCTGGATCTACGAGCCGGATGCCGGCTTCGTCGGCGGTACGGACCGGTTCCAGTATGTCGCGGTAGACGAGGCCGGGCAGGAGAGCGAGCCCGCGACCTATCTCGTCGTCATCCACAAGGCGCTTGACGGATGGGCTGGGGACAAGGCCCAGGGGGATCCGGCCCGCTTGACGGCGCTGCCGGGACATCCCGTCCGGCTGTCGGCGGTCTCTTCCCTGGCGGCGGAGCGCGTGAGCGCGACGCTGGCGGGCGCGGAGACGGACCTCGTCTGGATCAATCCGGCGACGAGCGCGGCGGAAGGGTACAAGCGCTGGGAAAAAGCCGGCTTCCTGCTGCCGCAAGCGGACGCGGGCGACTATGAAGCGGTCTTCACCGCTTTCGGCATTCACGGTACGCCGCTTGGCGAGGATGGGACGCGCCGGGCCGACAACTGGGTGCGCGTGCTGGCCACGAAGGTCGCCTTGAAGGCTGATCCGGACCGGATCGTCGGCGACGGCCGCTCCCAAACGGAGCTGACCGCCGTCGTGACGGACGGGCAAGGCTTGCCGGTGAGCGGCGTCGCCGTCGTCTTCTCGGCCGGCGCCGGATCGTTCCCCGACGGGGCCGAGGCGACGACCGGGGCGGACGGCAAGGCAACGGTCCTCTATCGCTCCGCCGCCATGTCCGGCACGGACGAGCAACGCGTCGCCGTGACGGCGGCCGTGCTTGACCCGGCCAAAGGGCTCGCGGCCGAGGCGTCCGTCGAGCTGACGTATTTGCCTGCCCGCATCCAGGGGGTGCTGACGGCCGGGCGCTCCAATGCGCCGGTCGCCGGCGCCGTCGTGCGGGCGACGCTCGACCTGGACGGCGACGGCGTCATCGAGCCGGGCGTTGATTTTGAAGCGACGACGATGACGAACGAGCGGGGAGAATACGCGATCCCGGTGCCCAAAGGCGATGCCGTCTACGAGCTCGCCGTCACGCAGACGATCGAGGTCGGCGGCGTGGCGACGCCGATCACGTATAAGCAGAAGGCCGTCGTCGGCAGCGCCGACGGGAGCGGCGAGCAGTCCTTTGAATCCGAAAAGACGGTAAGCGGCATCGTCCTGCTGAAGCGTCCGGACGGCGGGACGGCGAAGCTGCCCGCAGCGGCGGCGGGCCGCTCGAGCGTCTATTTCAAGGACAGCCAGGGACGCTACATGACCGGCGGCGACGGCAAGCCGATCGCTCAGCCGCTCGGTAGCGACGGCGTGTTCTCGGCGGCCGGGCTTCCGGTCGGCGCCTATACGTTCGAGGTCCGCTACGAGATCGAGCCGGGCGTGCAGGCGGTGCTGACCAAAGGCGAGGCTTACGTCAAAGCAGACGGCGAGCTCAATCTGCTCGCGCAGCTCGTCGATCCGTACGGAACGGTGACCAGCAGCGCGACCGGAGCCGCCATCGAAGGCGCGGCCGTCTCGCTGCATTACGCCGACAGCGCGCGCAACCGCGCTGCCGGCCGGACGCCGGGCGAAGGCGTCGTCCTGCCGAAGCTGGACGGCTTCGAGCCGAACGACAACGCCAGCCCGCGGCAGGCGACCGATCCGCACGGATTCTATGCCTACATGGTCTACCCCGAGACGGATTACTACCTGACCGTCACCAAGGACAATTACGAACCGTACCGCAGTCCGGTGATTCCGGTCGAGTGGGACATCGTCAAGCATGACGTGCAGCTGAAGCCGCTCGAGATGCCCGTTTCGCTGCCCGAGCCGCGTCTGGCCGTAGAAGTATCCGCCGCGCAGATGGTCGTGCGCGAGGAGAGCGAGACGGTGCTTACCGTCGCGTACAAAAACGTGGGCACGGCGTGGCTGTCCGGCGGAAAGCTGGACGTCGCGCTGCCGGAAGGCGCCGTTGTCGTCCTCGCCGAAGGCGCGACGATCGAGGGCGGCAAAGCCGTCTGGAGCGTGGAGGGGCTGAACGCGGGGCAGTCGGGCGAGCGCAGGCTGACCGTCCGCTGGCCGCGTCTGGACGCCAAGGAGCGCGACGCCGACGTGAGCGCGACCTTTGCCGCCGGCGGCGGCACGGCCCGCTCCGTCGCCAAGTTCAAGCTCTACTCCGACCGCTTTGAGCCGCTGGCCCACGAGCGCTACATCCGCGGCTATCCGGATGGCGGCTTCAAGCCGGGGCAGACGCTGACGAGGGCGGAGGTCGCGGCGATCGTCGCCCGCCTGTCGGACGGCACGGCGGCTGCGGCTCCGGCATCGTTCGGCGACGTCCGCCCGGGCCACTGGGCGAGCGGGTACATCGCCGAAGCGTCGGCCAAGGGCTTTTTCAACGGCGATGCGAACGGCCGCTTCCGGGCGGACGCGCCGGTGACCCGCGCCGAGCTGGTCGCGGTCCTGTCCCGCTTCCTCGGACTCGAGCCGGGCGAGCCGACGGGCAGCCGCTTCACGGATACGTCGGGCCACTGGGCCGTAAAAGAGATCGAGGCGATGCGCGTCGGCAAGTATTTGAACGGCTATCCGGACGGCAGCTTCCGTCCGAACCAGCCGATCCGCCGCGACGAGGCGGTCTCCCTCATCAACGGAATGCTGCGGCGCGGCCCGCTTCATGGGGCGCAGCCGCTGTTCGCGGACATGCCGCTCGGCCACTGGGCCTTCGGCGCCGTCATGGAGGCGTCCGTCTCGCATGAGTCGGCGCGCGAGGAGGATGGCTCGGAGCGCTTGCTGTCCACAGTTCAGGACGACATGGAGTAA
- a CDS encoding beta-ketoacyl-[acyl-carrier-protein] synthase family protein produces MLLHRKESAAFKEHRVVITGMGAVSPFGAGAETLWSAQAQGRSGIRRIRESDWPEEWLEQADPQAIAGFVPDWDGEVRFGRKEARKMDRFVQFALAAAEEALAQSGLGEGRLVADRTAVYVGSGIGGLGTLMEQARVLGSRGHGRVSPTLVPMMIANMAAAEISIRYGLTGPALAPVTACSIGNTAIGEATRLLRAGIADVAIAGGTEAAVVPIGVASFDNATALASFDGDPTAASRPFGRSRTGFVMAEGAGIVVLETLAHALARGAEPLAEVLGYGASSDAYHRVATEPTGRGAAAAMRLALADAGLEAERVDIVCAHATGTPAGDLSESRAILGALGDRGGIVPVFAGKSMTGHMLGAAGGAQAITLVRMLREGLIAPTLNQDEPDPDCGLRVLAATRREKLEVGLSNSFGFGGHNAVLALGRIEAV; encoded by the coding sequence ATGCTGCTGCACCGCAAGGAATCCGCTGCATTCAAGGAGCACCGCGTCGTCATCACGGGCATGGGCGCCGTCAGTCCGTTCGGAGCCGGCGCGGAGACGCTCTGGAGCGCCCAGGCGCAAGGCCGATCCGGCATCCGGCGCATCCGGGAAAGCGACTGGCCGGAAGAATGGCTGGAGCAGGCCGACCCGCAGGCGATCGCCGGGTTCGTGCCCGATTGGGACGGAGAAGTCCGCTTCGGCCGCAAGGAAGCCCGCAAGATGGACCGCTTCGTCCAGTTCGCGCTCGCCGCAGCCGAAGAAGCGCTCGCCCAGTCGGGACTCGGCGAAGGCCGGCTCGTTGCGGATCGGACCGCCGTCTACGTCGGCTCCGGCATCGGCGGGCTCGGCACGCTGATGGAGCAGGCGCGCGTGCTCGGCAGCCGCGGCCATGGCCGCGTCAGTCCGACGCTCGTGCCGATGATGATCGCCAACATGGCCGCAGCGGAAATCAGCATCCGCTACGGCTTGACCGGGCCGGCGCTGGCGCCGGTGACCGCCTGCTCGATCGGCAATACGGCGATCGGAGAAGCGACGCGCCTGCTGCGGGCCGGCATCGCCGATGTCGCCATCGCCGGCGGAACGGAAGCCGCCGTCGTCCCGATCGGGGTCGCCAGCTTCGACAACGCGACCGCTCTCGCCTCGTTCGACGGCGATCCCACGGCAGCCAGCCGTCCTTTCGGCCGCAGCCGCACCGGGTTCGTCATGGCTGAGGGAGCCGGCATCGTCGTGCTCGAGACGCTCGCCCATGCGCTCGCGCGCGGGGCCGAGCCGCTGGCCGAGGTGCTCGGCTACGGCGCGTCCTCCGACGCGTACCATCGGGTCGCCACCGAGCCGACCGGGCGCGGCGCGGCGGCCGCCATGCGGCTTGCGCTCGCCGATGCCGGGCTGGAGGCGGAGCGCGTCGACATCGTCTGCGCGCATGCGACCGGCACGCCGGCCGGCGATCTGTCGGAGAGCCGGGCGATCCTCGGCGCGCTCGGCGATCGCGGCGGGATCGTGCCCGTATTCGCAGGCAAGTCGATGACCGGCCACATGCTTGGCGCGGCGGGAGGCGCGCAGGCGATCACGCTCGTCCGCATGCTGCGCGAAGGGCTGATCGCGCCGACGCTCAATCAGGATGAGCCCGACCCGGATTGCGGACTCCGCGTCCTTGCCGCCACGCGGCGCGAGAAGCTCGAGGTCGGGCTGTCCAACTCGTTCGGCTTCGGCGGACATAACGCCGTTCTCGCGCTCGGCCGGATCGAAGCCGTCTGA
- a CDS encoding helix-turn-helix domain-containing protein has product MNRQARLKALSEFLRSRRMALRPEEHGFPAGGRRRTPGLRREEVALLAGVSPTWYTWLEQGRDIRVSASVLDAVAKALRLNADEKRYMASLAGDAAEGGDPERGASGEPEALPAPLQRILGELDGCPAIVSDRRCRIAGWNEAAARVFLDFGAVPPGERNMISLLFTRPELQRLAVNWEQFVRGYLALFRYYYGQYAEDDWYSGYIEEMERRDARFAPLWEESRVSAAPEVILEFRHARAGKMQFQLTSLQAHGERDLRVSVYTPAPETGTDRKMRRLMGEPRGG; this is encoded by the coding sequence ATGAACCGTCAGGCGAGGCTCAAGGCTTTATCGGAATTCCTGCGCTCCCGCCGGATGGCGCTCAGGCCGGAAGAACATGGATTCCCGGCAGGAGGCCGGAGGCGGACGCCGGGCCTGAGAAGGGAAGAGGTGGCGCTGCTCGCGGGAGTCAGCCCGACCTGGTATACGTGGCTGGAGCAGGGACGGGACATCCGCGTCTCCGCCTCGGTGCTCGATGCTGTGGCCAAGGCGCTGCGGCTGAATGCCGACGAGAAGCGGTACATGGCCTCGCTGGCGGGCGATGCGGCAGAGGGCGGAGATCCGGAGCGCGGCGCCTCCGGCGAGCCGGAGGCGCTGCCCGCGCCGCTCCAGCGGATTCTGGGCGAGCTGGACGGCTGTCCCGCCATCGTATCGGACCGCCGCTGCCGGATCGCCGGCTGGAACGAAGCGGCCGCCCGGGTCTTTCTCGACTTCGGAGCGGTACCGCCCGGAGAACGCAACATGATCTCGCTGCTGTTCACCCGGCCGGAGCTCCAGCGGCTCGCCGTCAACTGGGAGCAGTTCGTCCGGGGCTATCTGGCGCTGTTCCGCTACTACTACGGCCAATATGCGGAGGACGACTGGTACTCCGGCTATATCGAGGAGATGGAGCGCCGCGACGCGCGTTTCGCCCCGCTGTGGGAGGAGAGCCGCGTCAGCGCCGCTCCGGAGGTCATCCTCGAGTTCCGCCATGCCCGCGCAGGCAAGATGCAGTTTCAGCTGACGAGCCTGCAGGCGCACGGAGAGCGGGATCTGCGCGTCAGCGTCTACACGCCCGCTCCGGAGACGGGGACGGACCGCAAGATGCGGAGGCTGATGGGAGAGCCGCGTGGCGGTTGA
- a CDS encoding 5-oxoprolinase subunit C family protein — protein sequence MQEAAITIVRTGFGAELQHLGRPGLRGQGMPAGGAMDALSLQAANLLCGNERGAPALELALGGARLRVDAPEGLLAAICGADMPADLDGVPLPSRRAVYVPSGGTISLGAARSGCRAYLAVAGGFAAPADSRAAGEAGSAGGIGRRLAAGEALRRSEPTARGAALLAALAERAAEAGGGVPTAAAPWLAPRLVARGGAGSGTVLRAVPGAAYGQLAQAARQRLWRERLAASPASDRMGVRLVPDAHPIELERRAELRSHGVLPGAVQLPPGGHPVVLAAGCQTTGGYPVILHVIAADLPRLGQLRPGDEIRFSRVELEEAQRLLLRQQRELDRLEAALRLRTERFLQERHRGSRR from the coding sequence ATGCAGGAAGCGGCCATTACGATCGTTCGGACCGGATTCGGCGCGGAGCTGCAGCATCTCGGCCGTCCCGGGCTGCGCGGGCAGGGCATGCCGGCAGGGGGCGCGATGGACGCGCTGTCGCTGCAGGCGGCCAACCTGCTCTGCGGCAACGAACGCGGCGCTCCCGCGCTGGAGCTGGCGCTCGGAGGCGCCCGCCTGCGCGTCGACGCGCCGGAAGGCCTGCTCGCCGCGATCTGCGGCGCCGACATGCCCGCCGACCTGGACGGCGTGCCGCTGCCTTCGCGCCGCGCGGTCTATGTGCCTTCTGGCGGCACGATTTCGCTCGGCGCGGCGCGCTCCGGCTGCCGCGCCTACCTGGCTGTCGCCGGCGGCTTTGCCGCGCCGGCGGACAGCCGCGCCGCCGGCGAGGCTGGGAGCGCCGGCGGCATCGGCCGGCGTCTTGCCGCCGGCGAGGCGCTTCGCCGCAGCGAGCCTACGGCGCGCGGCGCAGCGCTGCTGGCGGCGCTCGCGGAGCGCGCCGCCGAGGCTGGCGGCGGCGTGCCGACGGCCGCCGCGCCTTGGCTCGCGCCGCGCCTCGTGGCGCGCGGCGGCGCAGGCTCCGGCACCGTGCTGCGCGCGGTGCCGGGAGCCGCTTACGGGCAGCTGGCGCAGGCGGCCCGGCAGCGGCTGTGGCGGGAGCGGCTTGCCGCCTCTCCCGCCAGCGATCGGATGGGCGTCCGGCTCGTTCCGGACGCCCATCCGATCGAGCTGGAGCGCCGCGCGGAGCTGCGCTCGCACGGCGTGCTGCCGGGCGCGGTGCAGCTGCCGCCCGGAGGCCATCCCGTCGTGCTGGCGGCAGGCTGCCAGACGACGGGCGGCTATCCCGTCATCCTGCACGTTATCGCGGCGGATCTGCCCCGGCTCGGCCAGCTGCGGCCCGGCGACGAGATTCGCTTCTCCCGCGTGGAGCTCGAGGAGGCGCAGCGCCTCCTGCTACGGCAGCAGCGGGAGCTGGACCGGCTGGAAGCCGCCCTGCGGCTTCGGACCGAGCGTTTCTTGCAGGAGCGGCACCGCGGGAGCAGACGCTGA
- a CDS encoding MOSC domain-containing protein — translation MNEDQSAAAALASSRAKSGKRRGAPAYVAGLYTADAPGSFVTRELAEAELEFGGIRGDRHFGVTSRADSRQPMYPRGAEILNRRQISILSREELEETRERMGIEALDPEWIGGNLLLSGYPGLTQLPAGSRLLFPSGAGLVCEGENHPCTDAGKEIERHVRPKERLPQAFVKAARGRRGIVCSVERPGRIAFGDEIRILPPQ, via the coding sequence ATGAATGAAGACCAATCGGCCGCTGCCGCTCTGGCCTCAAGCCGCGCTAAGTCCGGTAAGAGGCGAGGAGCGCCGGCCTACGTAGCCGGGCTCTATACGGCGGATGCTCCGGGCAGCTTCGTCACCCGAGAGCTGGCCGAGGCGGAGCTGGAGTTCGGCGGAATCCGCGGCGACCGCCATTTCGGCGTGACGTCCCGCGCGGACAGCCGGCAGCCGATGTACCCGCGCGGAGCCGAAATCCTCAACCGCCGTCAGATCAGCATCCTCTCTCGCGAGGAGCTGGAGGAAACGAGGGAGCGCATGGGCATCGAGGCCCTCGATCCGGAATGGATCGGAGGCAACCTGCTGCTCTCCGGCTATCCCGGCTTGACGCAGCTGCCTGCCGGATCGAGGCTGCTTTTCCCGAGCGGGGCCGGCCTCGTCTGCGAAGGCGAGAACCATCCGTGCACTGACGCCGGCAAGGAAATCGAGCGACATGTCCGGCCCAAGGAGCGCTTGCCGCAAGCCTTCGTGAAGGCCGCGCGCGGCCGGCGCGGCATCGTCTGCTCGGTCGAGCGTCCCGGCCGCATCGCGTTCGGCGACGAGATCCGCATCCTTCCCCCTCAATAA
- a CDS encoding LamB/YcsF family protein codes for MRIPTIDLNADFGEGFGMYDFGADEALLGSITSASIACGWHAGDARTMRTAVERCLRAGVAVGAHPGYPDRQGFGRRAMALDAEDVYEAVLYQTGALQAFVHAAGGELRHIKPHGAMYHRCDASLDHADAVAKAAVALGGLALYGPPGGALERAALSAGLPFAAEGFADRAYLPDGSLAGRDRPGAVHDEPSRALAQSLAIAQRGEAPALGGGFVPVAVRTLCLHGDGPRAAELAALIRAGLESAGVAVASPWQP; via the coding sequence ATGCGAATACCGACGATCGACCTGAACGCCGATTTCGGCGAAGGGTTCGGCATGTACGACTTCGGCGCGGACGAAGCGCTGCTCGGCTCCATCACGAGCGCGAGCATCGCCTGCGGGTGGCATGCCGGAGACGCCCGCACGATGCGGACGGCGGTCGAACGCTGCCTGCGCGCGGGGGTGGCGGTCGGCGCCCATCCGGGCTATCCGGACCGGCAGGGCTTCGGCCGCCGCGCGATGGCGCTGGATGCCGAGGACGTCTATGAGGCGGTCCTTTATCAGACCGGCGCGCTGCAGGCGTTCGTGCATGCGGCCGGCGGCGAGCTGCGCCACATCAAGCCGCATGGCGCGATGTACCATCGCTGCGACGCCAGCTTGGACCATGCGGATGCCGTCGCGAAAGCTGCCGTCGCGCTGGGCGGGCTCGCCTTATACGGTCCCCCGGGAGGAGCGCTGGAGCGCGCGGCCCTTTCGGCGGGGCTGCCTTTCGCGGCCGAAGGCTTCGCCGACCGCGCCTACTTGCCGGACGGCTCGCTCGCCGGCAGGGATCGGCCTGGCGCCGTGCATGACGAACCGTCCCGAGCCTTGGCGCAGTCGCTCGCGATCGCGCAGCGAGGGGAGGCCCCGGCCTTGGGCGGGGGCTTCGTCCCGGTGGCGGTCCGAACGCTTTGCCTGCACGGCGACGGACCGCGAGCGGCCGAGCTGGCCGCGCTCATCCGCGCCGGTCTGGAGTCGGCCGGAGTCGCCGTCGCCTCGCCTTGGCAGCCATGA
- a CDS encoding gamma-glutamylcyclotransferase family protein: MSGRSDTRHVPTASSAPAVSATPPACPPSAAFPVWVFVYGTLQPGQSNFAVAAPFVLARQPGHVRGRLVDAANGRYPALVRELSPVDRAVRGWWLKLERDGLAACDRLEDFFGPEEANDYERIWTRDLDDPDRQGWIYVWPSDRGCSDLLSDIWPPGSVPESKSGEPE, encoded by the coding sequence ATGAGCGGCCGCTCGGACACGCGTCACGTCCCGACCGCGTCGTCGGCTCCGGCCGTCTCAGCCACGCCGCCGGCCTGTCCGCCGTCTGCTGCATTCCCCGTCTGGGTGTTTGTCTACGGGACGCTTCAGCCAGGACAAAGCAACTTCGCCGTCGCAGCCCCGTTCGTCCTTGCACGGCAGCCGGGACACGTGCGGGGACGTCTCGTCGACGCGGCGAACGGCCGTTATCCGGCGCTCGTCCGCGAGCTTTCTCCTGTAGACCGAGCCGTCCGAGGCTGGTGGCTGAAGCTGGAGCGCGATGGTTTGGCTGCTTGCGATCGGCTGGAGGACTTTTTCGGCCCGGAGGAGGCCAATGATTACGAGCGGATTTGGACCCGGGATCTCGACGATCCGGATCGTCAGGGCTGGATCTATGTGTGGCCGAGCGACCGCGGCTGCTCCGATCTGCTGAGCGACATCTGGCCTCCCGGGAGCGTCCCGGAGTCGAAGTCGGGCGAACCGGAATAG